GGCGCGGCTGCTCTCCGAGGCCGGGTCGTCGAAGCCGGCCGCCTGCAGCTTGCCGAAGGCACCGACGCCGACGACCGCGGCGACGACCACCCCCAGCAGACCGAGCGCGAGCACCGTGCGGGCCCGCCTCGTCACCAGTCCACCGATCCAGCTGAACATCGCGCCCTCCAATGTGTACGGCCGTAAACTTTACGTGCGTTAACTTGGCATGAATGTGTACAGGTGTCAACATGTTCTTCGTGAGCACCTCGACCGGCGGCAGGCGGAGCTACCACCACGGCGACCTGCGCAACGCGCTGGCCCGGGCGGCTGCGGAGCTCGCCGCGACCGGAGGGCCGGACGCGGTCACCATTCGCGGCGCTGCCCGCGAGGTCGGCGTCACTCCCACCGCCGCCTACCGGCACTTCGAGAACCAGGCCGAGCTGCTCGAGGCCGCCCGCTCGCTCGCGATGGACGGCATGGTCGCGGCGATGGCCGGCTACCTGGCCCGGGTCCCGACCGACGGCGACCCGGTCGACCGCGCCCTGGAGCGGCTCCGCTCCACCGGCCGCGGCTACATCCGGTTCGCGATCGAGGAGCCCGGGGTGTTCCGCACCTGCTTCACCGGCGGCCTGCGCGGCGACGACGCCGGCATGGGCCAGCCGGCGCCGTACCTGCTGCTGGGCGAGATGCTC
This region of Nocardioides sp. L-11A genomic DNA includes:
- a CDS encoding TetR/AcrR family transcriptional regulator, with protein sequence MSTSTGGRRSYHHGDLRNALARAAAELAATGGPDAVTIRGAAREVGVTPTAAYRHFENQAELLEAARSLAMDGMVAAMAGYLARVPTDGDPVDRALERLRSTGRGYIRFAIEEPGVFRTCFTGGLRGDDAGMGQPAPYLLLGEMLDELVAVGYLAPDDRPDAEAGPWAAVHGLAMLLTDGPLSDLGEAERETAIARTLDLVTRGLATGPQGRRTH